One part of the Microvirga sp. TS319 genome encodes these proteins:
- a CDS encoding TAXI family TRAP transporter solute-binding subunit: MPPIRIVSGEENSAYSRTIADLATILDGDDPQLQAIASQGPVEDLLKLINRPEADVAIVQTDALRSLPESLQGSAKDELRYIFQVPSKELHVLAPRGITEIGQLEGRKVNIDRVGTGTHLTARRIFQSLGIRPEFTTDDQRTAQQRLVSGEIQAAILLASSPSSEVLAFPSEGQFHLLPLPAGSLAPDYPPARFTSDDYPHLVEADEQVATAAVSRVLAVRNWPEGSSRYRRLVRLAQAIDAHSYELDRLGHPPRWKDIREAGVPGWLRFKPVQDLLELRIQRTDEQRAFETFATSEGNCSLPISWGHYEDLYKDFIEWRRARENGGRPTR, encoded by the coding sequence ATGCCGCCTATTCGCATCGTATCAGGTGAGGAGAACAGCGCATATTCGCGCACTATTGCCGACTTGGCCACGATCCTCGACGGCGACGATCCGCAGCTCCAAGCGATAGCCAGCCAGGGGCCGGTCGAGGACCTCTTGAAGCTGATCAACAGGCCTGAGGCCGATGTCGCGATCGTGCAGACAGATGCTCTCAGGTCTCTGCCGGAGTCCCTGCAGGGCAGCGCCAAGGACGAACTGCGCTATATCTTTCAGGTCCCCAGCAAGGAGCTTCATGTCCTGGCCCCCCGCGGCATTACGGAGATTGGGCAACTGGAAGGGCGCAAGGTCAACATCGACCGGGTGGGTACCGGTACTCACCTGACGGCGCGCCGCATCTTCCAAAGTCTCGGGATCAGGCCGGAGTTCACGACGGACGATCAGCGCACGGCTCAGCAGCGCTTGGTCTCGGGCGAGATCCAGGCCGCGATCCTGCTCGCCTCGAGTCCTTCGAGCGAAGTGCTCGCCTTTCCATCCGAGGGGCAGTTCCATTTGCTCCCCCTTCCGGCTGGATCGCTCGCACCCGACTATCCTCCGGCCCGTTTCACCAGTGATGATTATCCGCATCTGGTCGAGGCAGATGAGCAGGTTGCGACTGCGGCGGTCAGCCGCGTCCTCGCTGTCCGCAACTGGCCCGAGGGAAGTTCTCGCTACCGGCGCCTGGTGCGCTTAGCGCAAGCGATCGACGCTCATTCCTACGAACTCGATCGGCTCGGCCATCCTCCGCGTTGGAAGGATATCCGGGAAGCGGGAGTTCCCGGCTGGTTGCGCTTCAAGCCAGTGCAGGACTTATTGGAGCTCAGGATCCAGCGAACGGACGAGCAGCGCGCTTTCGAGACATTCGCCACCTCGGAGGGCAACTGTTCTCTTCCAATCTCATGGGGCCATTACGAGGATCTCTACAAGGATTTCATCGAATGGAGGAGAGCGCGGGAAAACGGCGGACGGCCAACCCGGTAA
- a CDS encoding HlyD family type I secretion periplasmic adaptor subunit, which translates to MRESRNVLVHELAAVLPPPSETPLQRLRLLATNAFALVGIFVVGFGVWAIYAPLESAAIAGGAIEAESSRKTIQHLEGGIVAEILVKDGDEVTPGQVLIRLDGTRARAAVQVLQGQLWDAQAREARLLAERDSREAIEFPMALRLAAKSSADLEEILAGQAKIFDTRRRLQGSRIEIIQQRRAQTEREIVGLHFQEEAARKRAEIIKEEVSAIAPLVAKGLQTKPRLLQLEREQAEIDGRRGDALAQISRAEQSVGESQAMILKLESDFHTEVAQSLRETQALIFQILERIQAAGDVLARTEIRAPEAGTITDLRIHTPGGVIAAGEPLMDLVPRQDRLIVKVRVKPEDIDLVRTGLEAHVRLLSYKHRRVPPVEGVLTYVSADRLVDKETELPYYVARIRINEASLKDLPEVEIMPGMPVEVLIKTGEFTAANYVLRPILDSFNRAFRED; encoded by the coding sequence ATGAGAGAATCGAGGAACGTTCTCGTCCATGAGCTTGCGGCCGTCCTGCCGCCGCCGTCAGAGACCCCGCTCCAGCGCTTGCGCCTCCTGGCGACCAACGCCTTCGCTCTCGTCGGCATCTTCGTGGTCGGGTTCGGGGTGTGGGCGATTTATGCGCCTTTGGAAAGCGCAGCGATTGCAGGGGGAGCCATCGAAGCCGAGTCGAGCCGCAAGACCATCCAGCACCTGGAGGGAGGCATTGTGGCCGAGATCCTTGTAAAGGATGGCGACGAGGTCACGCCGGGTCAGGTGCTGATCCGCCTTGACGGCACGAGAGCCCGGGCCGCCGTTCAGGTACTCCAGGGGCAGCTCTGGGACGCGCAGGCCCGCGAGGCGCGTCTCCTGGCGGAGCGCGACAGTCGCGAGGCGATCGAGTTCCCAATGGCTCTCCGGTTGGCTGCCAAGAGCAGTGCGGACCTGGAGGAGATCTTGGCCGGACAGGCCAAGATCTTCGATACCCGCCGAAGGCTTCAAGGGTCGCGGATCGAAATCATCCAGCAGCGTAGGGCGCAAACGGAACGGGAAATCGTCGGTCTTCATTTCCAGGAGGAGGCTGCCAGGAAGAGGGCGGAGATCATCAAGGAGGAGGTCTCCGCCATAGCTCCGCTCGTCGCCAAGGGCCTGCAGACGAAGCCGCGTCTCCTGCAGCTCGAACGTGAGCAGGCGGAGATCGACGGACGCCGCGGAGACGCCTTGGCCCAGATCTCGCGCGCGGAGCAGTCAGTCGGCGAATCCCAGGCGATGATCCTGAAGCTGGAAAGCGACTTCCACACCGAAGTCGCCCAGAGTTTGCGCGAAACCCAGGCATTGATCTTCCAGATCCTCGAGCGTATCCAGGCAGCGGGCGATGTGCTCGCCCGCACGGAGATTCGCGCGCCCGAGGCCGGCACCATCACGGATCTGCGCATCCATACGCCAGGCGGGGTGATCGCCGCCGGTGAGCCTCTTATGGATCTCGTTCCTCGCCAGGATCGGCTGATCGTGAAAGTCCGGGTCAAGCCGGAGGACATCGATCTGGTCCGTACTGGTCTTGAGGCCCACGTGCGCCTTCTATCTTACAAGCATCGGCGGGTGCCCCCTGTCGAAGGCGTGCTGACCTACGTCTCGGCCGACCGGCTCGTCGACAAGGAGACTGAGCTTCCCTATTATGTCGCCCGGATCCGGATCAACGAAGCATCCCTGAAGGATCTGCCGGAAGTGGAGATCATGCCCGGCATGCCGGTCGAAGTGCTGATCAAGACCGGCGAGTTTACGGCTGCGAATTATGTGCTTCGTCCGATTCTCGACAGCTTCAACCGGGCCTTTCGCGAGGATTGA
- a CDS encoding type I secretion system permease/ATPase: MALTWMKTRKKTEIERAFSLCRVSLLLVFALSFFVNLLALTVPLYLLQIYDHVLSSRSFDTLVMLTSIVVVALAVHAILEALRRSMLGRIGTWLDDRLQASVLISAVQSALRNDPSAAAQAWRDLSGLRSFFSGTACTALFDLPWTPIFILAMILVHPLLGVIGFTASIVLFGLALLNEMVTRNLFARSSAAWVESQHRFESLLRNVEAISTMGMLPGVARLLHENQSYAKEAQLTASARAAAIQAFARFVRLLTQVIVMACAAWLVIVHDVSPGAIFASSILLGRSLGPVEGAIGTWKAVTSARLGYSRLQKIMAAAPQGREVMRLPRPSGALTLERVTFTPPGADTPTVRRLTFSLDPGEILGVVGPSGAGKSTLARLIAGTLAPTSGHVRLDGADIAIWQASGGHHYFGYLPQDIELFGGTVRDNIARLQDAPSEDVIAAATLVGLHETIMRLPRGYETDIGEGGLRLSGGQRQRLGLARAFFGNPQLIVLDEPNASLDPDGEEALRQAIQEMRDRGTTIVIIAQRLGILNLSDKVLVLDNGAMNAFGRRREVAEKIRSGRTILPVRNPQITTRKRARPLPDIHSSEPPQAKGSDETGAGEETQRAVS; encoded by the coding sequence ATGGCTCTCACCTGGATGAAAACTCGCAAGAAGACGGAAATTGAGCGCGCCTTCAGCCTCTGCAGGGTCTCGCTCCTCCTAGTCTTCGCGCTCAGCTTCTTTGTGAACCTGCTGGCCCTGACGGTTCCTCTCTATCTCCTCCAAATCTATGACCATGTGCTGTCGAGTAGGAGTTTCGATACCCTCGTCATGCTCACCTCCATCGTGGTTGTCGCGTTGGCTGTGCACGCGATCCTGGAGGCACTGCGGCGCAGCATGCTTGGCCGTATCGGCACATGGCTCGATGACCGCCTCCAGGCTTCTGTACTGATCAGCGCTGTTCAATCGGCCTTGCGCAATGATCCGTCGGCAGCGGCGCAGGCGTGGCGTGATCTGAGCGGGCTGCGCTCGTTCTTCAGCGGAACGGCCTGCACGGCGCTATTCGACCTTCCGTGGACGCCGATCTTCATTCTCGCGATGATCCTTGTTCATCCGCTGCTCGGCGTCATTGGATTCACGGCGTCGATCGTTCTGTTCGGGTTGGCGCTGCTCAATGAGATGGTGACGCGGAACCTTTTTGCGCGCTCAAGCGCCGCCTGGGTCGAGAGCCAGCACCGGTTCGAGTCGCTCCTGCGCAATGTCGAGGCTATCAGTACGATGGGGATGCTTCCGGGGGTCGCCCGGCTCCTGCACGAGAACCAATCCTATGCCAAGGAGGCGCAACTCACCGCCTCGGCGAGGGCCGCAGCGATCCAGGCCTTCGCACGCTTCGTCAGGCTTCTCACTCAGGTTATCGTCATGGCCTGCGCCGCTTGGCTCGTGATCGTGCACGACGTCAGCCCGGGTGCGATCTTCGCGAGCTCGATCCTGCTTGGCCGCTCTCTGGGTCCGGTTGAGGGGGCCATAGGAACCTGGAAGGCCGTGACCAGTGCGCGCCTCGGCTACAGCCGCCTTCAGAAGATCATGGCGGCGGCTCCTCAAGGCCGGGAGGTCATGAGGCTGCCGCGCCCCAGCGGCGCTCTCACTCTGGAGCGGGTGACGTTCACGCCTCCGGGAGCGGATACGCCGACCGTGCGCCGACTGACCTTTTCGCTCGATCCGGGCGAAATCCTGGGCGTGGTGGGGCCTTCAGGGGCGGGAAAGTCTACCCTTGCGCGCCTCATCGCGGGCACGCTCGCCCCCACATCGGGGCATGTCCGCCTAGACGGTGCCGACATCGCAATCTGGCAGGCCTCCGGCGGCCACCATTATTTCGGTTATCTCCCTCAAGACATCGAGCTGTTCGGTGGCACGGTCCGCGACAACATCGCCCGCCTTCAGGACGCCCCGTCAGAGGATGTGATCGCTGCCGCTACCCTGGTGGGATTGCACGAGACGATCATGCGCCTTCCCAGGGGCTATGAAACGGATATCGGGGAGGGGGGCCTGCGGCTGTCGGGCGGACAGCGTCAGCGGCTCGGCCTGGCACGAGCCTTCTTCGGCAATCCCCAGCTCATTGTCCTGGACGAGCCAAACGCCAGCCTCGATCCCGACGGCGAAGAGGCGCTGCGGCAGGCGATCCAGGAAATGCGCGACCGCGGAACGACCATCGTGATCATCGCTCAACGCCTCGGGATCTTGAATCTTTCCGACAAGGTTCTCGTGCTCGACAACGGGGCGATGAATGCTTTTGGACGGCGACGCGAGGTTGCCGAAAAGATCAGGAGCGGACGCACGATTCTTCCTGTCAGAAATCCTCAGATTACCACCCGCAAGAGGGCGAGGCCGCTCCCGGACATCCACTCCTCCGAGCCGCCGCAGGCCAAGGGATCCGATGAGACAGGGGCAGGTGAGGAGACTCAGAGGGCTGTGTCATGA
- a CDS encoding response regulator transcription factor, giving the protein MSSLARHHQPEFRQGCIVIIDDELLSQDCLAEAIRGEFPQMRIIGIPTVHDLVRPAEIAIEGVLLKVHPRSGNSHNLTHDVRAVCQYFARAPVVVISSRDDISTVEAAAAAGARGFIPVTTSFKIAIAALRLVLAGGTYYPHSFNGKLDPSNVVLEVTHENTIEYPSDLLSHPALPTDVPQDELGYEKEFNGFNAAFTAREIDVLTALRQGRSNKWIAHHLNLSENTVKVHIRNIMRKLNATNRTQVVVLSQSLVPNGKMNGG; this is encoded by the coding sequence ATGTCGAGCTTAGCGAGACACCATCAACCTGAATTTCGTCAAGGTTGCATCGTCATCATTGATGACGAGCTCCTCTCCCAGGATTGCCTAGCTGAAGCGATAAGGGGAGAATTTCCCCAAATGAGGATCATCGGAATTCCGACTGTCCATGACCTCGTCCGGCCTGCGGAAATTGCGATCGAAGGGGTTCTTCTGAAAGTTCATCCCCGTTCCGGCAACTCCCACAACCTGACGCACGACGTTAGGGCTGTCTGCCAATATTTCGCCCGTGCCCCCGTGGTCGTCATATCGTCCAGGGACGACATTTCCACTGTTGAAGCTGCGGCTGCCGCCGGAGCGCGCGGCTTCATTCCCGTCACGACCTCCTTCAAGATTGCGATCGCCGCCCTTCGGCTGGTGCTGGCCGGCGGAACTTACTATCCGCATTCGTTCAACGGCAAGCTCGACCCGAGCAACGTCGTTCTCGAAGTCACTCATGAAAATACCATAGAGTATCCTTCGGATCTTTTATCGCACCCAGCTCTCCCTACCGATGTTCCGCAGGACGAGCTGGGATACGAGAAGGAGTTCAACGGCTTCAATGCAGCCTTTACCGCTCGGGAAATTGATGTTCTGACTGCTCTGCGGCAGGGACGCTCCAACAAGTGGATCGCGCATCACCTCAACCTGTCAGAGAATACCGTCAAGGTTCATATCCGAAATATTATGCGGAAGCTGAATGCAACCAACAGGACTCAAGTCGTCGTCCTGTCTCAGAGCCTCGTCCCAAATGGAAAGATGAATGGTGGTTAA
- a CDS encoding efflux RND transporter permease subunit produces the protein MRIPISAASIRQPIPAIVLFLVLCLLGLMSFRQLPVTRLPAVDLPIVSVTVPMYGASPTEIETQVTTPVENAVAGVAGVRHISSTITDGLSTTVIEFHLEMDATTAVNDVSDAVTRIRAELPQAVQAPIVQSIEIAGLPIVTYAVKSKDRGPEQVSWFVDETVKRALLGLRGIAGIRRIGGSEREIAVHLNPLKLADAGVTVVDVNEQLRAANVNVGGGGVEVGGRNATIRTLAGVRSISSLSAIPIVLPTGGTVRLDDLGTVTDGKAEPRTFALFDGEPIVAFAVSRARGASDVDVARGVADRIAVLQRANPDYEIRLIDSPVDYTVGNYRATMSALVEGAILAVIVVFIFLWDWRATLIAAIALPLSVIPTFWVMDVMGFSLNLVTLLAITLSTGILVDDAIVEVENIIRHMRMGKGAYEAALEAADEIGLAVIAVTATLIAIFVPSSFMGGVAGQFFRQFGVTIAVAVFFSLLVARLITPMMAAYGLPAVPDILEREGRVLRTYTRLVAWSVRHRIATVVIGLAVFVASIASALLLPTSLLPPQDTSRSLIVVELPPGVDLADTRRTADLITHRLKEVPEVRSVLAQGGRVPIGTPEARDATFVVNYTPRSERSRTQRELEAVLAAELVNVPDIRSYFLDANGLRPVMIIVMGADGAKVSTAAADLAAQMRRLPMLANVISTASLDRLEVRIVPRPVDAAALGLPAAALARAIRVTTVGDVETNLPHFDAADQLVPIRVRLDPATLTDPRELDAVRLSPPQGRPSGMQPIPLAAVADVEIGRSPASIERHDRSRSVTVEADLVGGAALGDAVKAILALPAARTPEAGVTVREAGDAEVMTDLFKGFSTAMLAGLLLVYSVLVVLFASFLQPLTILFSLPLSIGGAMLGLLAVRQPISMPVAIGILMLLGIVTKNAILLVDFGLEAQSKGMSPQDAIVDAGRKRARPIIMTTVAMVAGMVPSALAIGDGGEARAPIAIAVIGGLVVSTLLSLVFVPAAFVLVEDFSRFLRRFVR, from the coding sequence ATGAGGATCCCGATATCGGCAGCGTCGATCCGCCAGCCGATCCCTGCTATTGTCCTCTTCCTCGTGCTGTGTCTGCTTGGTCTTATGAGCTTCCGACAGCTGCCGGTTACGCGCCTTCCTGCGGTCGACCTTCCGATCGTGTCCGTTACTGTGCCGATGTACGGCGCATCGCCGACGGAGATTGAAACCCAGGTAACGACACCTGTCGAAAACGCCGTGGCAGGCGTGGCTGGCGTGCGTCACATCTCCTCAACCATTACGGATGGCCTCTCGACGACGGTGATCGAGTTTCACCTTGAGATGGATGCGACCACTGCGGTCAACGACGTTAGCGATGCAGTGACGCGCATCCGCGCTGAACTACCCCAGGCCGTGCAGGCTCCCATCGTCCAGAGCATCGAAATTGCTGGCCTACCGATCGTCACCTATGCGGTAAAGTCTAAAGACCGCGGGCCGGAGCAAGTCTCCTGGTTCGTCGACGAGACCGTCAAGCGGGCGCTGCTCGGACTCCGTGGAATCGCGGGTATCAGGCGCATTGGCGGTTCCGAGCGCGAGATCGCAGTCCATCTCAATCCCCTGAAGCTGGCGGACGCAGGTGTCACTGTCGTCGATGTGAATGAGCAACTGCGTGCGGCAAACGTCAACGTTGGAGGCGGGGGCGTAGAGGTCGGAGGCCGCAATGCGACGATCCGCACGCTTGCCGGCGTTCGCAGCATCTCAAGCCTTTCTGCCATTCCTATCGTCCTGCCGACTGGCGGCACAGTTCGTCTCGATGATCTCGGTACTGTGACGGATGGCAAGGCTGAGCCGAGGACCTTCGCCCTTTTTGACGGTGAGCCCATCGTCGCCTTTGCAGTCTCCCGGGCCCGTGGCGCGAGCGACGTCGACGTCGCTCGCGGGGTTGCGGATCGAATCGCTGTCCTGCAGCGAGCGAACCCCGACTACGAGATTCGCCTTATCGATTCACCGGTCGACTATACAGTCGGCAACTACAGAGCCACGATGAGCGCACTCGTTGAGGGCGCGATACTCGCCGTCATCGTGGTGTTTATTTTCCTTTGGGACTGGCGCGCCACTCTGATTGCGGCGATCGCATTGCCGCTCTCAGTCATCCCGACCTTCTGGGTTATGGATGTCATGGGCTTCTCGCTCAACCTCGTGACACTCCTTGCCATTACGCTGTCGACCGGCATTCTCGTCGACGACGCCATTGTCGAGGTCGAGAACATTATCCGCCACATGCGAATGGGAAAGGGTGCCTACGAAGCGGCGCTCGAGGCCGCAGACGAGATCGGACTGGCCGTCATCGCCGTGACAGCGACCCTGATTGCAATCTTCGTACCCTCAAGCTTCATGGGCGGTGTTGCGGGCCAATTCTTCAGGCAATTCGGTGTTACTATTGCAGTCGCGGTGTTTTTCTCACTGCTCGTCGCCCGCCTCATCACGCCGATGATGGCGGCCTATGGCCTCCCTGCCGTACCGGACATCCTCGAAAGGGAGGGCCGGGTGCTGCGCACCTATACGCGGCTTGTCGCTTGGTCGGTCCGTCACAGAATTGCTACGGTGGTTATCGGGCTTGCCGTCTTCGTTGCCTCGATCGCGAGTGCCTTGCTACTGCCGACTTCGCTTCTGCCCCCGCAGGATACGAGCCGCTCACTCATTGTTGTCGAACTCCCTCCTGGTGTCGACCTCGCCGACACCCGTCGCACCGCCGATCTCATCACGCATCGTCTCAAGGAGGTGCCGGAGGTGCGCTCCGTTCTGGCTCAAGGAGGGCGTGTGCCAATCGGAACGCCGGAGGCACGCGATGCTACCTTTGTTGTCAACTATACACCCCGTTCTGAACGAAGCCGCACCCAACGCGAGCTCGAAGCCGTCCTTGCGGCGGAACTCGTCAACGTACCCGATATCCGCTCCTATTTCCTCGACGCAAACGGTCTCAGGCCCGTCATGATCATCGTCATGGGTGCCGATGGCGCAAAAGTCTCGACTGCGGCGGCCGACCTAGCGGCGCAGATGCGCCGTCTTCCCATGCTTGCCAATGTGATCTCCACCGCGTCCCTCGACCGGCTGGAGGTTCGCATTGTCCCGCGGCCTGTCGACGCTGCTGCGCTCGGGCTTCCCGCCGCGGCGCTTGCGCGCGCGATCCGCGTCACGACCGTTGGCGATGTCGAAACGAACCTTCCCCACTTCGATGCCGCCGACCAGCTCGTTCCCATTCGCGTTCGCCTCGATCCTGCGACGCTCACGGACCCGCGAGAACTCGATGCGGTACGCCTTTCTCCGCCACAGGGCAGGCCCTCGGGCATGCAGCCGATTCCGCTCGCCGCGGTGGCGGACGTGGAGATTGGCCGCAGCCCGGCCTCGATTGAGCGCCACGATCGCTCCCGCAGCGTAACTGTTGAGGCTGACCTGGTCGGCGGAGCCGCGCTCGGCGATGCCGTCAAGGCGATACTCGCACTGCCCGCTGCGCGTACTCCCGAAGCCGGCGTCACCGTGCGCGAGGCGGGTGACGCTGAGGTCATGACGGATCTGTTCAAGGGCTTCTCGACCGCCATGCTGGCGGGTCTCCTTCTCGTTTACAGCGTGCTGGTTGTCCTTTTCGCGAGCTTCCTGCAGCCCTTGACGATTCTCTTCTCACTGCCGCTCTCTATTGGGGGCGCGATGCTAGGCCTGTTGGCTGTTCGCCAGCCCATCAGTATGCCGGTTGCGATCGGTATCCTGATGCTGCTGGGCATTGTGACGAAGAATGCGATCCTCCTGGTTGATTTCGGGCTGGAGGCGCAGTCGAAGGGGATGAGTCCGCAGGATGCTATTGTCGACGCCGGACGCAAGCGCGCCAGACCGATCATCATGACCACGGTCGCCATGGTCGCCGGCATGGTCCCCTCGGCACTCGCCATCGGCGACGGCGGGGAGGCGCGGGCGCCCATAGCGATAGCGGTTATCGGCGGTCTCGTCGTCTCGACACTCCTCTCACTTGTCTTCGTCCCAGCAGCGTTCGTATTGGTGGAGGATTTCTCCCGTTTCCTGCGCCGGTTCGTTCGTTGA
- a CDS encoding efflux RND transporter periplasmic adaptor subunit — MAQHNRGSSALDEPSRPRRPLLGKLKRMATALLFIGWLVPVVLTLWPAPGTAQATMPAPTVTVATATQTCFEDRVFFIGTLVPREEVLVIPLVEGARVNEVPVEAGERVRSGQVLARLSRPEPPGGGSIDVTAPAGGIVLARSARVGLIVSASSVEPLFRIARDGAMDVMTGLPASRLVNVQTGRAVLLQTPGGEIRGQVHLVAPEVDRQSRLALVRINFDGDPRLPFGASVSGVIETGQSCGPGIPLSALVSERDQTLVRRVRDGKVESVAVKTGLIQGDMVEVESGLAAGDRVVARASDFLREGDVVRTAPAEVQQ, encoded by the coding sequence ATGGCTCAGCATAACCGCGGAAGCTCTGCTTTAGATGAGCCCAGCCGCCCGCGGCGCCCTCTTCTGGGGAAACTGAAGCGGATGGCGACGGCTCTTCTCTTCATAGGCTGGTTGGTTCCAGTCGTCCTGACGCTGTGGCCGGCGCCTGGCACGGCGCAAGCCACAATGCCGGCACCGACCGTCACGGTTGCTACCGCCACCCAGACCTGCTTCGAGGACCGCGTCTTCTTCATCGGTACGCTTGTGCCCCGCGAGGAGGTGCTCGTTATCCCTCTCGTTGAAGGCGCACGCGTCAACGAGGTGCCCGTCGAGGCGGGCGAGCGGGTTCGGAGCGGCCAAGTGCTGGCGCGGCTCAGCCGGCCGGAGCCACCGGGTGGCGGGTCGATCGACGTGACGGCACCTGCTGGCGGCATCGTACTGGCCCGCAGTGCCCGGGTGGGTCTCATTGTCTCCGCATCCTCCGTGGAACCCCTGTTTCGGATCGCCCGCGATGGTGCCATGGACGTGATGACGGGGCTGCCGGCGAGCCGCCTCGTTAACGTGCAGACCGGTCGCGCTGTGCTCCTCCAGACCCCTGGAGGGGAGATCCGCGGTCAAGTGCACCTCGTCGCGCCGGAGGTGGACCGGCAGAGCCGGCTCGCCTTGGTGCGTATCAACTTTGATGGAGACCCGCGGCTGCCCTTCGGCGCTTCCGTGTCAGGCGTCATCGAGACGGGGCAGAGCTGCGGCCCGGGCATCCCGCTTTCAGCTCTTGTCTCCGAGCGTGATCAAACGCTGGTTCGTCGCGTGCGCGATGGTAAAGTAGAGAGTGTCGCGGTGAAGACTGGCCTCATTCAGGGCGACATGGTCGAAGTCGAATCCGGGCTGGCGGCCGGCGATCGCGTCGTCGCCCGCGCGTCCGATTTCCTACGCGAGGGCGATGTCGTGCGCACGGCGCCTGCAGAGGTGCAGCAATGA
- a CDS encoding DUF2147 domain-containing protein — translation MVSQKVLAATFLAVFITVPSLAQPENRPRTSATSQKPAPIDGEWIVADQTARIRIAPCGNGSDGTHCGTLTWTKTPGGVDSNNPDPAQRNKPLLGLEIIKGMMLKGQNLWEGTVYNATNGKTYMATLAPQSPTTLKIEGCILGGLLCDGEIWTRAVETGGTVSPKPADGTRPRSVQPR, via the coding sequence ATGGTCAGCCAGAAGGTACTTGCCGCGACCTTCCTCGCGGTATTCATCACCGTCCCGTCTTTGGCCCAGCCCGAAAATAGGCCGAGGACGTCTGCTACCTCGCAAAAGCCGGCGCCTATCGACGGTGAGTGGATTGTCGCCGACCAGACCGCACGCATCCGCATCGCACCCTGCGGCAATGGCAGCGACGGAACTCATTGTGGCACACTCACCTGGACAAAGACACCGGGGGGCGTCGACTCGAACAACCCCGACCCGGCCCAACGCAACAAGCCGCTTCTGGGACTTGAGATCATCAAGGGTATGATGCTCAAGGGGCAGAACTTGTGGGAGGGCACCGTTTACAACGCCACCAATGGCAAGACCTATATGGCTACTCTGGCGCCGCAGAGCCCGACCACACTCAAGATCGAGGGCTGCATCCTTGGCGGCCTTCTCTGTGACGGCGAAATCTGGACGCGCGCGGTCGAGACCGGTGGTACAGTTTCGCCCAAGCCCGCCGACGGCACCCGCCCCCGCTCCGTACAGCCCCGCTAA